From Zingiber officinale cultivar Zhangliang chromosome 5B, Zo_v1.1, whole genome shotgun sequence, the proteins below share one genomic window:
- the LOC121987025 gene encoding uncharacterized protein LOC121987025 — translation MRTIQMFVGLNLVLFALIVAVTQFMFDGSNRATILGWICVAFSISVYAAPLSIIRVVVRTRSVEFMPIGMSFCLTLSAAIWLGYGVFSHDIFVTIPTVIGFFFGVAQMVIYVIYKRMGCGPREAAAAAAEDGSGETSAARDSEFADAVEEDDAASETSSFIVPVASIPILTSEVLIFIKKKDRRARQGRSSRSATHVVEGSEPPRASSLDLEMPQQLEEEKDQRGKRVVEVEVGESSNTKEPTVTEHISKIAEHIAMISGHIVKLAEMNPTPNPDAPLDSSAAAAAAAEEKDGEEDQPVAMPSAVHEHVINMEKLTSVADTEAAAETKKSSKASKRVKA, via the exons ATGAGGACGATCCAAATGTTCGTGGGCTTGAATTTGGTACTCTTCGCCTTGATCGTCGCGGTGACTCAATTCATGTTCGACGGCTCGAACCGTGCCACAATTCTCGGTTGGATCTGCGTCGCCTTCTCGATCAGCGTCTACGCGGCCCCATTGAGCATCATC AGGGTTGTGGTGCGCACTCGAAGTGTTGAGTTCATGCCCATCGGCATGTCATTCTGCTTGACCTTGAGTGCCGCGATATGGCTAGGATACGGAGTCTTCAGCCATGACATTTTTGTTACG ATACCGACCGTGATAGGGTTCTTCTTCGGAGTGGCACAGATGGTGATCTACGTGATTTACAAGAGGATGGGCTGCGGGCCGAGAGAGGCGGCGGCCGCGGCAGCTGAAGACGGAAGCGGAGAGACCTCCGCAGCTCGAGACTCAGAATTTGCAGACGCAGTGGAAGAGGACGATGCTGCCAGCGAGACCAGCAGCTTCATCGTGCCGGTGGCGTCGATCCCCATCTTGACTTCGGAG GTGCTCATCTTCATCAAGAAGAAGGACCGGCGTGCGAGGCAGGGGAGGAGTTCGAGGTCCGCCACGCATGTGGTCGAGGGATCGGAACCGCCCCGCGCCTCGAGCCTGGACCTGGAGATGCCGCAGCagctggaggaggagaaggatcagCGCGGCAAGCGAGTGGTCGAGGTGGAGGTGGGCGAGAGCAGCAACACCAAGGAGCCGACGGTGACAGAGCACATCAGCAAAATCGCAGAGCACATCGCGATGATCTCCGGGCACATCGTCAAGCTCGCAGAGATGAATCCCACCCCGAACCCCGACGCGCCACTGGattcctccgccgccgccgccgccgccgcagagGAGAAGGACGGAGAAGAAGATCAGCCTGTAGCCATGCCGTCGGCGGTCCATGAGCACGTGATCAACATGGAGAAGCTGACTTCTGTCGCAGACACGGAGGCGGCGGCGGAGACTAAGAAATCGAGTAAAGCATCTAAGAGAGTGAAAGCGTAG